The Dermacentor albipictus isolate Rhodes 1998 colony chromosome 2, USDA_Dalb.pri_finalv2, whole genome shotgun sequence genome has a segment encoding these proteins:
- the LOC135920415 gene encoding uncharacterized protein isoform X2: MAAVDLVEDKLKDGFPAIIDENLKEHGVLPKDLVCFYKEIYRNESLKKPDEKYLYSSRERLLFDEPLRKEFLFVECATKQSPEQSFHDQFLLNPVIKGSVEERCRTAPAGTPHNLSVLVLGLDSVSYLNLDRHLPETAKFVREKLGAFELHGYNKLGDNSYPNQVPLIMGLKDHEATKAAPDGFYDDLSGRFIWQLYGERGYRTMFLEESPFYGLFNYFSQGFRRAPADYYLRHVIMAMDDSPKKTQDWQRVRCLGPTMPFEELLDYLARFTDVMAERPFFSYTWISEITHDSLNSAGYADEPFRRHLETLYSSGTLNHTVLVFLSDHGLRFGDVRATYIGKFEDRQPFAFVVFPPWFLEQNPEAARSLRANQRRLTTHFDVHAMLVELLDYPNAERPNSTYGLSLLHDVPETRTCADASITHHWCACNARSDAAVSGELASTLANHFMSKINGWVAQAARKCAEYKLLQVMDVTALQATPAERATNTSHYWVTIKLSPGEAVFEGTVRVQGDNVTVLKEISRCNWFAGQSYCVRNHWLEKFCYCRRTVGELV, from the exons ATGGCTGCAGTGGACCTTGTCGAGGACAAGCTCAA GGATGGATTTCCGGCCATCATTGATGAAAATCTCAAAGAACATGGCGTGCTTCCAAAGGACCTCGTGTGCTTCTACAAAGAAATCTACCGTAATGAATCTTTGAAGAAACCCGACGAGAAGTACTTGTATAGTTCCAGAGAGCGACTCCTGTTTGACGAACCCTTGAGGAAGGAGTTCCTCTTCGTCGAATGCGCCACGAAGCAGTCTCCGGAGCAGTCGTTTCACGACCAGTTTCTCCTCAACCCGGTGATCAAAGGCAGTGTCGAGGAACGCTGTCGCACGGCGCCCGCCGGAACGCCGCACAACCTGAGCGTTCTAGTCCTCGGTCTCGACTCGGTCTCGTACTTAAACTTGGACAGACACCTGCCGGAAACCGCAAAGTTCGTTCGTGAAAAGCTGGGTGCTTTCGAACTCCATGGATACAACAAGCTCGGGGACAACTCGTATCCTAACCAAGTTCCCCTGATCATGGGCCTCAAGGACCACGAGGCGACCAAGGCCGCTCCAGATGGGTTCTACGACGACCTGAGTGGCCGGTTCATTTGGCAGCTGTATGGCGAACGGGGTTACCGGACCATGTTTCTCGAGGAGTCACCGTTCTACGGCCTTTTCAACTACTTCAGCCAGGGCTTCCGGCGCGCACCAGCCGACTACTACCTGCGACACGTCATCATGGCCATGGACGACTCGCCAAAGAAAACCCAAGACTGGCAGCGCGTCCGCTGCTTGGGACCCACGATGCCGTTCGAGGAGCTGCTGGACTACCTCGCCCGCTTCACGGACGTGATGGCCGAGCGTCCGTTCTTCTCCTACACCTGGATCAGCGAGATCACGCACGACTCGCTGAACAGTGCGGGCTACGCAGACGAGCCCTTCCGGCGACACCTGGAAACTCTTTACTCTTCCGGCACGCTCAACCACACCGTTCTCGTCTTCCTCAGCGACCACGGCTTGCGGTTCGGCGACGTTCGGGCAACTTACATCGGCAAGTTCGAGGACCGCCAGCCCTTCGCCTTCGTGGTCTTCCCGCCGTGGTTCCTCGAGCAGAACCCAGAAGCGGCGCGCAGTCTGCGCGCCAACCAGCGCCGCCTCACCACTCACTTCGACGTGCACGCCATGCTCGTCGAGCTGCTCGACTACCCGAACGCCGAGCGACCAAACTCCACGTACGGACTCAGCCTGCTGCACGACGTGCCCGAGACGAGGACGTGCGCCGACGCGTCCATCACGCATCACTGGTGCGCGTGCAACGCCCGCTCCGACGCCGCCGTTTCCGGTGAGCTGGCCTCGACGCTGGCGAACCACTTCATGTCCAAGATCAACGGCTGGGTGGCCCAGGCAGCGCGGAAGTGCGCCGAGTACAAGCTATTGCAAGTCATGGACGTGACGGCGCTCCAGGCGACCCCTGCTGAGCGTGCGACGAACACGAGTCACTACTGGGTGACCATCAAACTTTCGCCGGGCGAGGCCGTGTTCGAGGGCACGGTGCGTGTGCAGGGAGACAATGTGACGGTGCTGAAGGAGATCAGCCGTTGCAACTGGTTCGCGGGCCAGTCCTACTGTGTCCGCAACCACTGGCTCGAGAAGTTTTGCTATTGCCGTCGGACGGTCGGAGAGCTGGTTTGA
- the LOC135920415 gene encoding uncharacterized protein isoform X1 has protein sequence MSPSRLPRFRPLFLLVTALNVLLLYSVGHYLWTPRSAAAPSSSAEGSGSAAGAWERATPVGHRIRTAGCTLPQFDAFDPSVRPYFRRRSETRRCYGRPNFITVRDGFPAIIDENLKEHGVLPKDLVCFYKEIYRNESLKKPDEKYLYSSRERLLFDEPLRKEFLFVECATKQSPEQSFHDQFLLNPVIKGSVEERCRTAPAGTPHNLSVLVLGLDSVSYLNLDRHLPETAKFVREKLGAFELHGYNKLGDNSYPNQVPLIMGLKDHEATKAAPDGFYDDLSGRFIWQLYGERGYRTMFLEESPFYGLFNYFSQGFRRAPADYYLRHVIMAMDDSPKKTQDWQRVRCLGPTMPFEELLDYLARFTDVMAERPFFSYTWISEITHDSLNSAGYADEPFRRHLETLYSSGTLNHTVLVFLSDHGLRFGDVRATYIGKFEDRQPFAFVVFPPWFLEQNPEAARSLRANQRRLTTHFDVHAMLVELLDYPNAERPNSTYGLSLLHDVPETRTCADASITHHWCACNARSDAAVSGELASTLANHFMSKINGWVAQAARKCAEYKLLQVMDVTALQATPAERATNTSHYWVTIKLSPGEAVFEGTVRVQGDNVTVLKEISRCNWFAGQSYCVRNHWLEKFCYCRRTVGELV, from the exons ATGAGCCCGTCTCGGCTGCCCCGTTTCCGGCCCCTGTTTTTGCTGGTGACGGCGCTCAACGTGCTGCTCCTCTACAGCGTGGGCCACTATCTGTGGACGCCGCGGTCCGCGGCCGCGCCCTCCTCGTCCGCGGAGGGCTCGGGCTCCGCCGCCGGCGCCTGGGAGCGGGCCACGCCGGTGGGACACCGCATTCGAACCGCGGGCTGCACGCTGCCCCAGTTCGACGCGTTCGACCCCTCCGTCAGGCCGTACTTCCGGCGCCGTTCGGAGACGCGACGGTGCTACGGGAGACCGAACTTCATCACCGTCAG GGATGGATTTCCGGCCATCATTGATGAAAATCTCAAAGAACATGGCGTGCTTCCAAAGGACCTCGTGTGCTTCTACAAAGAAATCTACCGTAATGAATCTTTGAAGAAACCCGACGAGAAGTACTTGTATAGTTCCAGAGAGCGACTCCTGTTTGACGAACCCTTGAGGAAGGAGTTCCTCTTCGTCGAATGCGCCACGAAGCAGTCTCCGGAGCAGTCGTTTCACGACCAGTTTCTCCTCAACCCGGTGATCAAAGGCAGTGTCGAGGAACGCTGTCGCACGGCGCCCGCCGGAACGCCGCACAACCTGAGCGTTCTAGTCCTCGGTCTCGACTCGGTCTCGTACTTAAACTTGGACAGACACCTGCCGGAAACCGCAAAGTTCGTTCGTGAAAAGCTGGGTGCTTTCGAACTCCATGGATACAACAAGCTCGGGGACAACTCGTATCCTAACCAAGTTCCCCTGATCATGGGCCTCAAGGACCACGAGGCGACCAAGGCCGCTCCAGATGGGTTCTACGACGACCTGAGTGGCCGGTTCATTTGGCAGCTGTATGGCGAACGGGGTTACCGGACCATGTTTCTCGAGGAGTCACCGTTCTACGGCCTTTTCAACTACTTCAGCCAGGGCTTCCGGCGCGCACCAGCCGACTACTACCTGCGACACGTCATCATGGCCATGGACGACTCGCCAAAGAAAACCCAAGACTGGCAGCGCGTCCGCTGCTTGGGACCCACGATGCCGTTCGAGGAGCTGCTGGACTACCTCGCCCGCTTCACGGACGTGATGGCCGAGCGTCCGTTCTTCTCCTACACCTGGATCAGCGAGATCACGCACGACTCGCTGAACAGTGCGGGCTACGCAGACGAGCCCTTCCGGCGACACCTGGAAACTCTTTACTCTTCCGGCACGCTCAACCACACCGTTCTCGTCTTCCTCAGCGACCACGGCTTGCGGTTCGGCGACGTTCGGGCAACTTACATCGGCAAGTTCGAGGACCGCCAGCCCTTCGCCTTCGTGGTCTTCCCGCCGTGGTTCCTCGAGCAGAACCCAGAAGCGGCGCGCAGTCTGCGCGCCAACCAGCGCCGCCTCACCACTCACTTCGACGTGCACGCCATGCTCGTCGAGCTGCTCGACTACCCGAACGCCGAGCGACCAAACTCCACGTACGGACTCAGCCTGCTGCACGACGTGCCCGAGACGAGGACGTGCGCCGACGCGTCCATCACGCATCACTGGTGCGCGTGCAACGCCCGCTCCGACGCCGCCGTTTCCGGTGAGCTGGCCTCGACGCTGGCGAACCACTTCATGTCCAAGATCAACGGCTGGGTGGCCCAGGCAGCGCGGAAGTGCGCCGAGTACAAGCTATTGCAAGTCATGGACGTGACGGCGCTCCAGGCGACCCCTGCTGAGCGTGCGACGAACACGAGTCACTACTGGGTGACCATCAAACTTTCGCCGGGCGAGGCCGTGTTCGAGGGCACGGTGCGTGTGCAGGGAGACAATGTGACGGTGCTGAAGGAGATCAGCCGTTGCAACTGGTTCGCGGGCCAGTCCTACTGTGTCCGCAACCACTGGCTCGAGAAGTTTTGCTATTGCCGTCGGACGGTCGGAGAGCTGGTTTGA